A single region of the Brachypodium distachyon strain Bd21 chromosome 3, Brachypodium_distachyon_v3.0, whole genome shotgun sequence genome encodes:
- the LOC100822343 gene encoding uncharacterized protein LOC100822343 — protein sequence MSSQEADASSDEADVDAEENIVDPSTLYSLDDFLAQQGISHLLAKEIATEVKETLEAHDADLLPEVLRGRTMDRLREEAAQQLVRDYFCEDPLYPAKVFRRRFRMRRPLFERIVQALGEWSPEFTQRKDALNRDGLSPLQKCTSAIRQLAYGTPADALDAEYTSVTCLKLFTEGVIDIFGDEYMRRPNVNDMQRLLDVGESRGFPGMLGSLDCMHWQWESCPTSWKGQFTSGHKGVPTLILEAVASKDLWIWHSFFGLAGSNNDINVLNQSKLFVEQLKGQAPRVSYRVNEKEYQLGYYLVDGIYPEWAAFVKSIPMAQTEKHKLFAAHQEGARKDVERAFGVLQARWSILRLPARFYDWGNIHSIMTVCIILHNKIVEDEKEEATNILDLNEEAGSSIVLPTVFTHGDIPVFAEVLERDARIQDRPMHKALKSDLIEHIWKKFRPR from the coding sequence ATGTCTAGTCAAGAGGCTGATGCTTCGTCTGATGAAGCAGACGTCGACGCTGAAGAAAACATAGTAGATCCTTCCACCTTGTACTCATTAGATGATTTCCTAGCCCAGCAAGGGATCTCCCACTTGCTTGCCAAGGAGATAGCAACGGAGGTGAAGGAAACTCTTGAAGCTCATGACGCAGATCTCTTGCCAGAAGTGCTCCGAGGACGTACGATGGATAGACTGCGCGAAGAAGCTGCTCAACAATTAGTACGTGACTACTTCTGTGAAGATCCTCTCTACCCCGCCAAAGTATTTCGTAGGAGATTTCGGATGAGAAGACCTCTCTTCGAGCGTATCGTCCAGGCATTAGGCGAGTGGTCTCCGGAGTTCACACAAAGGAAAGATGCTCTTAACCGCGACGGGCTCTCTCCATTGCAGAAATGTACGTCGGCTATTCGTCAATTGGCGTATGGTACTCCGGCAGACGCTCTCGATGCCGAGTACACATCAGTTACGTGCTTGAAGCTGTTTACAGAAGGGGTGATTGACATATTCGGTGATGAGTATATGCGAAGACCCAATGTCAACGATATGCAACGCTTACTTGATGTTGGTGAGAGTCGTGGCTTTCCTGGCATGTTAGGAAGCCTCGATTGTATGCATTGGCAGTGGGAGAGTTGTCCCACGTCTTGGAAGGGTCAATTCACCAGCGGGCATAAAGGAGTTCCTACTCTCATTCTAGAGGCCGTTGCTTCAAAGGATCTTTGGATATGGCATTCATTCTTTGGTCTAGCTGGATCAAACAATGATATCAACGTTCTTAATCAATCAAAGTTGTTTGTTGAGCAATTAAAAGGGCAAGCTCCTAGGGTGAGCTATCGTGTCAACGAGAAGGAATACCAGCTTGGCTATTACCTTGTCGACGGAATATACCCGGAATGGGCCGCATTCGTGAAGTCGATACCGATGGCACAAACTGAAAAGCACAAGTTATTTGCCGCACATCAAGAAGGGGCAAGGAAGGATGTGGAACGTGCATTTGGTGTGCTCCAAGCACGATGGTCTATTCTACGCCTCCCGGCACGTTTTTATGACTGGGGCAATATCCATAGTATTATGACAGTTTGCATCATTCTACACAACAAGATAGTCGAagatgaaaaagaagaggCGACCAATATTCTTGATTTGAATGAGGAAGCCGGCTCATCTATTGTCCTTCCAACGGTATTTACCCACGGTGACATTCCTGTATTTGCCGAGGTGCTTGAAAGAGATGCTAGAATCCAGGATCGTCCGATGCATAAAGCTCTAAAAAGTGATTTGATTGAGCATATTTGGAAAAAGTTCAGGCCACGGTAG